One stretch of Carassius carassius chromosome 18, fCarCar2.1, whole genome shotgun sequence DNA includes these proteins:
- the LOC132092372 gene encoding heme-binding protein 2-like, producing the protein MLKAIGQTFFSSGLQNPKFTAKQSKGEDYEVRTYHTTNWVSTPVTGMEQDPALSTGFRRLFKYIQGNNDKKCKVEMTAPVSCLIQPGAGPACESIFTVSFFIPEEHQADPPKPTDPDVFIENRQEVTLFVRTYGGFANSESSRVELLKLIESLKRDGMKFKEAPFYRAGYDSPFKLTNRRNEVWLIKDGE; encoded by the exons ATGCTTAAAGCCATCGGTCAAACCTTTTTTTCTTCTGGACTCCAGAACCCAAAGTTCACTGCTAAACAGAGTAAG GGTGAAGACTATGAGGTTCGCACTTACCACACGACAAACTGGGTGAGCACACCTGTGACTGGCATGGAGCAGGACCCAGCCTTAAGCACAGGCTTCAGAAGACTCTTCAAATACATTCAGGGGAATAATGACAAAA AGTGTAAGGTGGAGATGACGGCACCAGTGAGTTGTCTCATTCAGCCTGGTGCTGGACCCGCTTGTGAAAGCATCTTCACTGTGTCCTTCTTCATCCCTGAGGAACATCAGGCTGACCCACCCAAACCCACAGATCCAGATGTTTTCATTGAGAACAGACAAGAGGTCACGCTGTTTGTGAG GACCTATGGAGGCTTTGCTAACAGCGAGAGCAGCCGTGTGGAGCTTCTGAAACTGATAGAGAGCCTCAAGAGGGATGGGATGAAATTCAAGGAGGCCCCATTCTACAGAGCGGGATATGACAGCCCCTTCAAACTGACCAACCGCAGGAACGAGGTGTGGCTGATCAAAGATGGGGAATAA